The window GTCCCTTCTGGCGACCAGTTCCTCAGCATAAAGGTTAACCTTTGAAGCTATTTCATCATAGCTCAGACCAAGAGCCTTCCCCTTCGCTATTGTCTTAAGGTTCCAGATAAGGTGCTTGATATAGTAGGCTGTTAAGAAGGATGGTCTGGGCGACACTTTGATAAGTGAGTAGTGTGTCAATGCTAGATGCTCTCTGAAAGCCATCTCCAGCTTATCTGAGGTATAAGGTCTGGTAAGTTTGGAAACTACTTCATTATACGGTGTCCCTTTAAGCCTGCCGACTAGATCCTCGAGCCCTCTAGACTCTGCTAAGGTTTCAACCATCGCTTTCTGCAAAAGTATGCCTTTTTCTGCGAAGCACTTCACCATTAGATAGGTTTCGTCGGCAAGCTCGCCTCTAACCTTCAAAGCTTCTTTTCACCGATAATGGCTTTTACAGCCAAATCGACCGCCTTCTCAATGGACCTATCTATCTTAGCTTTCAATTCAATTAGCTCAGTTTTAGATTTTTGGAGGATCTCTTCCGCTTCCTTTTCAGCCTCAACCCTCGCTTTCTCCAGCTTCTCCTGCACTAACGCGTTTGCTTCGTTTAAGGCTTCAGTCATAGCTCTCTCCCCTTCTGCGGCAGCCAAACTTACTAAGGCACGCTTCGCTTCAGCCACCCACTTCTCTACTTCATCCAATTCTTTCTCTAACTTTTCTAGAGTGGATATGGCTTCTTGAACCCTAGATGCTGATTGCTGTAACAATCTCGATCCACTAGCTATACCTCAGACAATATTTAATTTTACCTCTATGCAAGGTCCCCAAGCCTAATCGTTTGAGAATTGCTATCATACCTCAGAATAAGGGCGTGCCTCCCCCACTCTATAATCCACTTAACCAGCTTGGCGGCATCTACATCTGGCATCTCCTCTTCTAACAATGCGATCAACTCCTCTTTACTCATCGCGTCACCTCTGTTCTTGAGCTGCTCAATTAGCCACTTAAACAAGCTGGTTCTTGAGAGCGTTTGATTTAGAATCTTCTTACGCTGCGTCGAGTTGCCCGCTAGGTACTCTTTACCCTTGTCGGTAAGTATGAGATCCCCTGAGTCGACTTTGATGAAGCCAAGCATCTCCGCAGCCTCTATGGCTGGAAGTATATCATCTAGTTCCAACATAAGCTCGTCTGCAATCTTCGCAGCATCCACCTTACCTTGGTAATCCTCCAATATCTCAAGAAGCCCAGCCACGATGCTGAGGTGGGTTCTCGGTATAGGCTCCAATCTTTTACCTTCAACCCCTTATCTTCTGCTGAGCATAAATATGTTACTCAGGCTATTAAAGATGTAATCTGATCAACGAGCGCATATAGTTTATCACTCCTCGGATCACGTGGTCTAGGAAGGTCTACAGGTACCTCCTTAATTATGGTTCCTGGTCTGTGGCTCAAGACGATTACTCTATTAGCAAGGTAGACCGCTTCCTCTACACTGTGAGTAACCATTATTACTGTGTCAGGCGCCAAATTAGGGTTTAGCCAAAAATCGACAAGCTCTTCCCTGAGGTGGGTTGCTGTCAAAGGGTCAAGTGAAGAAAACGGTTCATCCATAAGTAAAACGGTGGGCTCGGAGACGAGCGCCCTCGCTAAACCAACCCTCTGCTTCATACCGCCAGAGAGCTCTCTAGGATACGCCTCCTCGAACCCCTTCAACCCTATCATCTCAATCATCTTCAGAGCTCTCCTCTTCTTTTCTTCCTGAGAAATCTTCTTCGAATAAAGACCTATCTCAACGTTCTCCAAGACTGTGAGCCACGGGAATAGGGCGAAGCTTTGGAAAACCATAGCCATCTCGTCGCAAACACCTTTAACCTCAACCCCTTTGTAGAGGACTTTCCCATCAGTAGGGGGTATAAGACCACAAATTATTCTAAGGAGTGTCGACTTTCCGCAGCCAGAAGGACCAACTATGCAGACAAAATCCCCTTTATCCACAGCCATCGTGATATGCTCTAAAACTACAAATGGTCTTGCGGACTTAGATGCAAAAGATTTTGTTACGTTTTTTAACTCTAGGAGCGGCATCCATCTTCTCCTCTACTCGAACCTATATCGATCTAGCACATAGTGGTAAGCTCTCCTCCAGATCACTCTATTCATAAGCACAATAGTAGAAGTCATAGTAACAAGGATGATTAGAAGTAGGGTCAGGTTACCGAGCTCATACGCAGCCCTATCCAGCAAAGACCCTAATCCTAAAACCGCATATGTTTCACCACCGTAGTTTATGTACTCTGAGACGATAAGAGCGTTCCAACCACCACCCCAACCTGTTATGCTGCCTGTAATAAGTGCTGGCATTACGCC of the Nitrososphaerota archaeon genome contains:
- a CDS encoding ABC transporter ATP-binding protein, whose amino-acid sequence is MPLLELKNVTKSFASKSARPFVVLEHITMAVDKGDFVCIVGPSGCGKSTLLRIICGLIPPTDGKVLYKGVEVKGVCDEMAMVFQSFALFPWLTVLENVEIGLYSKKISQEEKKRRALKMIEMIGLKGFEEAYPRELSGGMKQRVGLARALVSEPTVLLMDEPFSSLDPLTATHLREELVDFWLNPNLAPDTVIMVTHSVEEAVYLANRVIVLSHRPGTIIKEVPVDLPRPRDPRSDKLYALVDQITSLIA